One window of Camelina sativa cultivar DH55 chromosome 4, Cs, whole genome shotgun sequence genomic DNA carries:
- the LOC104780784 gene encoding tRNA-dihydrouridine(20) synthase [NAD(P)+]-like isoform X2 — translation MDYQNKLVLAPMVRVGTLSFRMLAAEYSADITYGEEIIDHKLVKCERRTNVAFGTTEFVEKGTDNVVFSTCEEEKNRVVFQMGTSDAVRALKAAEIVCNDVATVDINMGCPKAFSIQGGMGAALLSKPELIHDILATLKRNLDVPVTCKIRLLKSPADTIELARRIEKLGVPALAVHGRKIADRPRDPAKWDEIADVVAALSIPVIANGDVLEYDDFSRIQAATGAASVMVARGAMWNASIFSPKGKSHWEDVKKKYLRKSILWNNDVKSTKYTIKEMIAHHSCLELPEGKSINKADTLEDLAPPGS, via the exons atgGATTACCAGAACAAGCTTGTTCTTGCTCCCATGGTTCGAGTG GGAACGTTGTCGTTTAGGATGTTGGCAGCTGAGTACAGCGCTGATATTACCTACGGTGAAGAGATCATTGATCATAAGCTTGTTAAGTGCGAACGCCGAACTAATG TTGCTTTTGGGACAACTGAGTTTGTGGAGAAAGGAACAGATAATGTCGTCTTTAGCACAtgtgaggaagaaaaaaatagggttGTTTTTCAGATGGGAACTTCTGATGCTGTTAGAGCACTAAAGGCTGCTGAGATTGT GTGCAACGACGTTGCAACTGTTGATATTAATATGGGTTGCCCCAAGGCCTTTTCTATTCAAGGAGGAATGGGTGCTGCTTTATTAAGTAAACCCGAACTAATTCATGAT ATTTTGGCAACACTTAAGAGGAACTTAGACGTGCCGGTTACTTGCAAGATTCGATTATTAAAATCACCAGCAGATACTATTGAACTGGCTAGGAGAATTGAGAAACTTGGTGTACCAGCTCTTGCCGTACATGGGAG GAAAATTGCAGACAGGCCAAGAGATCCAGCTAAATGGGATGAAATTGCAGATGTTGTGGCAGCTTTATCCATTCCTGTCATTGCAAATGGTGATGTTCTAGAATACGATGATTTTTCTCGCATTCAAGCTGCAACAG GCGCTGCATCAGTGATGGTTGCAAGAGGAGCTATGTGGAATGCTTCAATTTTCTCTCCAAAAGGAAAATCTCACTGGGAAGATGTGAAAAAGAAATACCTTAGAAag AGTATCTTGTGGAATAACGATGTTAAAAGCACAAAATACACGATAAAGGAGATGATAGCGCATCATTCTTGTCTTGAACTACCCGAAGGGAAGTCTATCAACAAAGCGGACACTTTAGAAGATCTAGC TCCACCGGGATCTTAA
- the LOC104780784 gene encoding tRNA-dihydrouridine(20) synthase [NAD(P)+]-like isoform X1 → MDYQNKLVLAPMVRVGTLSFRMLAAEYSADITYGEEIIDHKLVKCERRTNVAFGTTEFVEKGTDNVVFSTCEEEKNRVVFQMGTSDAVRALKAAEIVCNDVATVDINMGCPKAFSIQGGMGAALLSKPELIHDILATLKRNLDVPVTCKIRLLKSPADTIELARRIEKLGVPALAVHGRKIADRPRDPAKWDEIADVVAALSIPVIANGDVLEYDDFSRIQAATGAASVMVARGAMWNASIFSPKGKSHWEDVKKKYLRKSILWNNDVKSTKYTIKEMIAHHSCLELPEGKSINKADTLEDLARLYDLEDYFWTVKNVGPLTHDLLHVL, encoded by the exons atgGATTACCAGAACAAGCTTGTTCTTGCTCCCATGGTTCGAGTG GGAACGTTGTCGTTTAGGATGTTGGCAGCTGAGTACAGCGCTGATATTACCTACGGTGAAGAGATCATTGATCATAAGCTTGTTAAGTGCGAACGCCGAACTAATG TTGCTTTTGGGACAACTGAGTTTGTGGAGAAAGGAACAGATAATGTCGTCTTTAGCACAtgtgaggaagaaaaaaatagggttGTTTTTCAGATGGGAACTTCTGATGCTGTTAGAGCACTAAAGGCTGCTGAGATTGT GTGCAACGACGTTGCAACTGTTGATATTAATATGGGTTGCCCCAAGGCCTTTTCTATTCAAGGAGGAATGGGTGCTGCTTTATTAAGTAAACCCGAACTAATTCATGAT ATTTTGGCAACACTTAAGAGGAACTTAGACGTGCCGGTTACTTGCAAGATTCGATTATTAAAATCACCAGCAGATACTATTGAACTGGCTAGGAGAATTGAGAAACTTGGTGTACCAGCTCTTGCCGTACATGGGAG GAAAATTGCAGACAGGCCAAGAGATCCAGCTAAATGGGATGAAATTGCAGATGTTGTGGCAGCTTTATCCATTCCTGTCATTGCAAATGGTGATGTTCTAGAATACGATGATTTTTCTCGCATTCAAGCTGCAACAG GCGCTGCATCAGTGATGGTTGCAAGAGGAGCTATGTGGAATGCTTCAATTTTCTCTCCAAAAGGAAAATCTCACTGGGAAGATGTGAAAAAGAAATACCTTAGAAag AGTATCTTGTGGAATAACGATGTTAAAAGCACAAAATACACGATAAAGGAGATGATAGCGCATCATTCTTGTCTTGAACTACCCGAAGGGAAGTCTATCAACAAAGCGGACACTTTAGAAGATCTAGC GCGGCTTTACGATTTGGAAGATTACTTTTGGACAGTGAAGAATGTTGGTCCCCTGACACATGACTTGCTTCATGTTTTGTGA
- the LOC104780787 gene encoding kinesin-like protein KIN-8B, producing MPSIRAPAAKKTTTLTVAVKCRPLMEKERGRDIVRVNNSKEVIVLDPDLSKDYLDRIQNRTKEKKYCFDHAFGPESTNKNVYTSMSSVISGVVHGLNATVFAYGSTGSGKTYTMVGTRSDPGLMVLSLNTIFDMIKSDKSSDDFEVTCSYLEVYNEVIYDLLEKSSGHLELREDPEQGIVVAGLRSIKVFSADRILELLNLGNSRRKTESTEMNGTSSRSHAVLEIAVKRRQKNQNQVMRGKLALVDLAGSERAAETNNGGQKLRDGANINRSLLALANCINALGKQHKKGLAYVPYRNSKLTRILKDGLSGNSQTVMVATISPADSQYHHTVNTLKYADRAKEIKTHIQKNIGTIDTHMSDYQRMIDNLQKEVSQLKTQLAEKESQLSIKPFERGVERELSWLDGLSHQISENVQDRINLQKALFELEETNLRNRTELQHLDDAIAKQATEKDVVEALSSRRQVILDNIRDNDEAGVNYQREIEENERHRCKLQDMLNEAINNNGNKTYLHILNQYKLLGMGNTELQFEMAMRDQIIYNQREAQRNLWNLLMGLGVEEKQVFDLAAKQGITIEDWSSMASFPGLPYRNQTPSFIPANIPFMGHSYSKSSCTFQSYQDPSSKGQQWAPTPTLCREEHHSSYYFMGQEPPAFVNVRKSHDGWVGGSRPASRIDTGGNHRRVSYPQTVNNSSPRMVSSHIGPNFYQAPQREMLANTTSPYGSPRAGLINVATTPTVQPFYGSPRAVTVRNGSYNNSPRAPNAVSSNGARNQQQRSYGTSPLSGTKGVKTSSYGQDSYTKLYRGGGGTKGHSKGNKTQRQQQ from the exons ATGCCAAGCATTAGAGCTCCAGCTGCGAAGAAGACAACTACACTCACG GTCGCTGTGAAATGTAGACCGTTAATGGAGAAAGAACGTGGTAGAGACATTGTTCGTGTGAATAACTCTAAG GAAGTGATTGTGTTAGACCCTGACTTATCGAAAGATTACCTTGATCGGATTCAGAATCGGACTAAAGAGAAGAAGTATTGTTTTGATCATGCGTTTGGCCCTGAGAGCACGAACAAG AATGTCTATACGAGTATGTCTTCTGTGATCTCTGGTGTTGTCCATGGACTCAATGCTACAGTGTTTGCTTATGGTTCAACTGGAAG TGGCAAAACATATACAATGGTTGGAACTCGAAGTGATCCTGGATTGATGGTTCTCAGCTTGAATACCATTTTTGATATGATCAAGAGTGACAAGAGCTCAGATGATTTTGAAGTGACTTGCTCATATCTTGAAGTCTACAATGAA GTTATATACGATCTGCTTGAGAAGTCATCTGGTCATTTGGAGCTCAGAGAGGATCCAGAGCAGGGGATAGTAGTAGCTGGCCTGCGATCAATCAAG GTCTTTTCTGCAGACCGAATCCTTGAACTGCTGAACTTAGGGAACAGTAGACGGAAAACTGAGAGCACGGAGATGAATGGAACGTCATCAAG ATCCCACGCAGTTCTGGAGATTGCAGTAAAAAGAAGgcaaaagaatcaaaatcaagTCATGAGAGGGAAACTCGCCCTTGTAGATCTTGCTGGCAGTGAAAGAGCTGCTGAGACGAACAATGGAGGTCAAAAACTGAGGGATGGAGCTAATATTAATCGCTCACTCCTTGCACTAGCAAATTGCATAAACGCTTTGGGGAAGCAACACAAAAAGGGCCTTGCTTATGTCCCATACAGAAACAG CAAACTTACACGGATTCTTAAAGATGGTCTGAGTGGGAACTCCCAGACAGTGATGGTTGCAACCATATCACCTGCTGATAGTCAGTATCATCATACTGTGAACACATTGAAATATGCTGACCGAGCAAAGGAGATTAAAACACACATTCAG aaaaatattggTACCATCGACACTCATATGTCAGACTACCAACGAATGATCGATAATCTTCAA AAAGAGGTTTCTCAGCTGAAAACACAACTAGCAGAAAAAGAGTCCCAGCTAAGCATCAAACCTTTTGAAAGAGGTGTCGAACGTGAACTTTCGTGGTTGGATGGTTTAAGCCACCAGATAAGTGAAAATGTTCAGGACCGTATAAACTTACAGAAGGCTTTATTTGAGCTTGAGGAAACTAACCTGAGAAATCGCACTGAACTTCAGCATCTTGATGATGCTATTGCGAAACAG GCGACAGAAAAAGATGTAGTCGAAGCTCTAAGTAGCAGACGACAAGTAATACTTGATAATATCCGCGACAATGATGAAGCCGGTGTTAACTACCAGAGA GAAattgaagaaaatgaaagacATCGCTGTAAACTACAGGATATGCTCAATGAAGCAATAAATAACAACGGAAACAAAACTTATCTGCATATTCTCAATCAGTATAAGCTCCTG GGGATGGGTAATACCGAACTACAGTTTGAAATGGCAATGAGAGACCAAATCATTTACAACCAAAGGGAAGCCCAAAGAAACCTATGGAATTTGCTAATGGGTTTAGGAGTTGAAGAGAAACAAGTGTTTGACCTCGCTGCAAAACAAGGAATCACAATTGAAGACTGGAGTAGTATGGCGTCGTTTCCAGGACTTCCTTATCGGAATCAAACACCGAGTTTCATACCTGCAAACATCCCTTTCATGGGCCACTCATATTCTAAATCCTCCTGTACTTTCCAGAGTTATCAAGACCCTTCTTCGAAAGGTCAACAATGGGCTCCAACTCCTACTTTATGCAGAGAGGAACACCACAGCTCTTACTACTTCATGGGACAGGAGCCACCTGCATTTGTCAATGTCAGGAAAAGCCACGATGGTTGGGTTGGTGGCAGCAGACCAGCTTCACGAATCGACACAGGAGGCAATCATCGCCGAGTCTCTTATCCACAAACTGTGAACAATTCTTCTCCTCGGATGGTCTCTTCCCATATAGGTCCCAACTTTTACCAGGCTCCTCAAAGG GAAATGTTGGCTAACACAACAAGTCCTTATGGGAGCCCGCGAGCTGGACTCATAAACGTGGCCACCACCCCAACTGTGCAACCTTTCTATGGAAGTCCCCGTGCTGTCACTGTGAGAAACGGTTCATACAACAACAGTCCACGCGCCCCCAATGCAGTTTCATCCAATGGTGCAAGAAACCAGCAGCAACGATCGTATGGAACGAGCCCGCTCTCAGGAACCAAAGGCGTCAAAACCTCTTCGTACGGACAGGACAGCTACACAAAGTTgtacagaggaggaggaggcacCAAAGGTCACAGTAAAGGAAACAAAACTCAACGCCAACAACAATGA
- the LOC104780789 gene encoding COMPASS-like H3K4 histone methylase component WDR5A: MAEEVPATTATASFTPYVHSQTLTTHERAVSSVKFSSDGRLLASASADKTLRTYTINTDGNPIAKPAREFSGHEYGISDVAFSSDARFIASASDDKTLKLWDVETGSLIKTLIGHTNYAFCVNFNPQSNMIVSGSFDETVRIWDVTTGKCLKVLPAHSDPVTAVDFNRDGSLIVSSSYDGLCRIWDAGTGHCIKTLIDDENPPVSFVRFSPNGKFILVGTLDNTLRLWNISSAKFLKTYTGHVNSQYCVSSAFSVTNGKRIVSGSEDNCVYMWELNSRKLLQKLEGHTEPVMTVACHPTENLIASGSLDKSVKIWTQKKE; the protein is encoded by the exons ATGGCAGAAGAAGTAccagcaacaacagcaacagcatcATTCACTCCATACGTCCACTCCCAAACCCTAACAACCCACGAACGCGCCGTCTCCTCCGTTAAATTCTCCTCCGATGGTCGCCTCCTCGCTTCCGCCTCCGCCGACAAAACCCTCCGCACTTACACAATCAACACCGACGGAAACCCCATCGCCAAGCCCGCACGAGAATTCTCCGGCCACGAGTACGGTATCTCCGATGTGGCCTTCTCTTCAGACGCGAGGTTTATAGCCTCCGCTTCCGATGACAAAACGTTAAAGCTGTGGGACGTTGAAACCGGCTCGTTGATCAAGACGCTGATCGGACACACCAATTACGCCTTCTGTGTTAATTTCAATCCTCAGTCGAACATGATTGTATCTGGTTCGTTCGATGAAACGGTTCGGATCTGGGATGTTACTACTGGGAAGTGTTTGAAAGTTCTTCCCGCGCATTCTGATCCTGTTACTGCTGTTGATTTTAATCGAGATGGGTCTCTTATTGTGTCGAGTAGCTATGATGGGTTGTGTCGTATATGGGATGCTGGCACTGGGCATTGTATTAAAACTTTGATTGATGATGAGAATCCTCCTGTTTCCTTTGTTAGATTCTCTCCCAATGGCAAGTTCATCCTCGTTGGCACACTGGACAATACCCTG AGGTTGTGGAACATTTCGTCTGCgaaatttctcaaaacataCACTGGCCACGTAAACTCACAGTATTGTGTTTCCTCTGCGTTCTCTGTCACAAATGGAAAGCGGATAGTCAGTGGATCCGAGGATAATTGTGTATACATGTGGGAGTTAAACTCCAGGAAACTGCTTCAGAAACTTGAGGGTCATACTGAGCCTGTTATGACTGTAGCTTGCCACCCGACAGAGAATTTGATCGCATCAGGCTCACTTGACAAGTCTGTAAAAATTTGGACACAGAAGAAAGAATGA